A single genomic interval of Deltaproteobacteria bacterium harbors:
- a CDS encoding SPOR domain-containing protein has translation MKYLYNKRGRRWGGGERNTFAFFAVGAFAALIVVFVIGLQVGRVIEKNAVSAEGRQGKGAAPAQASQGSPPRAEANDIGKKLGAFSEEAVKVPVVPPPDAKTTMGDVEKRLTFQETLARKEAGPVPLVAPAQKDDAAEQKKAEAGRKKYVVQAGSFREKGKAESFRKRLAKAGYSVRLAKGAGKNRERYFRVLVGPYAEREAARKAIEKLKGEMQVDARLLPG, from the coding sequence GTGAAATATCTGTACAATAAGAGAGGGCGCCGCTGGGGGGGCGGAGAGAGGAATACCTTCGCGTTTTTCGCAGTGGGCGCTTTCGCCGCGCTGATCGTCGTTTTCGTTATCGGCCTGCAGGTAGGCAGGGTCATCGAGAAGAACGCGGTTTCAGCCGAGGGCCGGCAGGGAAAAGGCGCCGCGCCCGCGCAGGCTTCGCAGGGATCGCCGCCGCGGGCGGAGGCGAACGATATCGGGAAGAAACTTGGGGCTTTTTCGGAGGAAGCCGTAAAGGTTCCGGTCGTGCCGCCGCCCGATGCGAAAACGACGATGGGGGACGTGGAAAAACGCCTCACGTTCCAGGAGACGCTTGCACGGAAAGAGGCGGGGCCCGTGCCTCTCGTGGCCCCGGCGCAGAAGGACGATGCGGCCGAACAGAAGAAGGCGGAAGCCGGCCGGAAGAAATACGTCGTGCAGGCGGGTTCTTTCCGCGAGAAGGGGAAGGCCGAATCGTTCCGCAAGCGGCTGGCGAAGGCGGGGTATTCCGTCAGGCTCGCGAAGGGGGCGGGGAAGAACCGCGAAAGGTACTTCCGCGTACTGGTCGGCCCGTACGCGGAGCGTGAAGCCGCGAGGAAAGCGATCGAAAAGCTGAAGGGGGAAATGCAGGTGGATGCGCGCCTGCTGCCGGGGTGA
- a CDS encoding arginine--tRNA ligase gives MDVRKVTESLLLAGIKRKLTQWGIERDISFSVEIPRQEEHGDFSSNAAMQLAKHVGKKPREVAAELVEAIRRADESGWIASLSVAGPGFINIVLSENAWREVIATVLRKGERFGSSDQGEGTKVLVEFVSANPTGPLHVGHGRGAAVGDALARLLSFEGYHVSTEYYVNDVGNQMDNLGRSLFARYLQECGMDAALPEDGYRGEYLAELARDFRKEAGDRYKDSTEEEALPAFRREACERILDGIRKDLEDFRVRFDLWFREENLHRDGDVKGAIDDLRKRGLLYESEGAVFFKSETHGDEKDRVLVRADGRTTYFAADVAYHRQKYLRGYSRMIDIWGADHHGYAPRILASMRGLGLDDNLLEILLVQFVTLIREGKAVQMSTRSGEFTTLREVLDEVGTDAARFFYLLRSFHSHLDFDLTLAKTQSSENPVYYIQYVHARICSIFREAAARGIDQCDRPHLSSLTLPDEVGLMKKVARFPDVVSEAARQREPHRIPFYLLELSREFHGFYQNHRFLGETPERTQARLALAKSVRTVVATGLSLIGVSAPERM, from the coding sequence GTGGACGTACGAAAGGTCACGGAATCGCTCCTTCTTGCCGGAATAAAACGGAAATTGACGCAATGGGGGATCGAGCGGGACATCTCCTTTTCCGTCGAGATCCCGCGGCAGGAAGAACACGGGGATTTCTCGAGCAATGCCGCCATGCAGCTTGCGAAGCATGTGGGGAAGAAGCCCAGGGAGGTCGCCGCCGAACTCGTCGAGGCGATCCGCAGGGCGGACGAAAGCGGCTGGATCGCATCGCTGTCCGTTGCCGGTCCGGGATTCATAAACATTGTTCTTTCCGAAAACGCATGGAGGGAAGTGATCGCCACCGTCCTGCGTAAAGGCGAAAGGTTCGGGTCGTCGGACCAGGGAGAAGGTACGAAGGTGCTCGTCGAGTTCGTGTCGGCCAATCCCACCGGGCCGCTCCATGTGGGGCACGGGAGGGGTGCGGCGGTGGGAGATGCGCTGGCGAGGCTCCTTTCATTCGAGGGGTACCACGTCTCGACGGAATATTACGTGAACGACGTCGGCAACCAGATGGACAACCTCGGGCGATCGCTGTTCGCGAGATACCTCCAGGAGTGCGGCATGGACGCCGCACTTCCCGAAGACGGCTACCGGGGGGAATACCTCGCGGAGCTTGCGAGGGATTTCCGCAAGGAGGCAGGAGACCGATACAAGGATTCCACGGAAGAAGAAGCGCTCCCCGCATTCCGCAGGGAGGCGTGCGAGCGGATCCTCGACGGGATCCGGAAGGACCTCGAAGACTTCAGGGTGCGTTTCGACCTATGGTTCCGGGAAGAAAACCTTCACCGCGACGGAGACGTAAAGGGAGCGATCGACGATCTGCGGAAACGCGGGCTTCTTTACGAATCGGAGGGCGCGGTCTTCTTCAAGAGCGAGACGCACGGCGACGAGAAGGACCGCGTGCTCGTCCGCGCAGACGGCAGGACCACCTACTTCGCGGCGGACGTCGCGTATCACCGGCAAAAGTACCTGAGGGGCTATTCGCGGATGATCGACATCTGGGGAGCGGACCATCATGGATACGCCCCGAGGATCCTGGCGTCGATGCGCGGGCTCGGGCTCGACGACAACCTGCTGGAGATCCTCCTCGTCCAGTTCGTGACCCTTATAAGGGAAGGGAAGGCGGTCCAGATGTCCACTCGCTCGGGGGAGTTCACGACGCTCCGGGAGGTGCTGGACGAGGTGGGGACCGACGCGGCGCGTTTCTTCTACCTGCTGAGGAGCTTCCACTCACACCTGGATTTCGACCTTACCCTGGCGAAGACCCAGTCGAGCGAGAACCCGGTATATTACATCCAGTATGTGCATGCCCGGATCTGCAGCATCTTCAGGGAAGCCGCCGCGCGTGGAATCGACCAGTGCGACCGTCCGCACCTTTCTTCCCTGACGCTTCCCGATGAAGTGGGGTTGATGAAAAAGGTGGCGAGGTTCCCCGATGTGGTGTCGGAAGCGGCGCGGCAACGTGAGCCCCACAGGATTCCGTTTTACCTCCTCGAACTGTCCCGGGAGTTCCACGGTTTCTACCAGAACCACCGGTTTCTCGGCGAGACGCCCGAGCGGACGCAGGCGAGGCTTGCGCTGGCGAAATCGGTGCGGACGGTCGTGGCCACGGGGCTTTCGTTGATAGGCGTCTCCGCGCCGGAGCGCATGTGA
- a CDS encoding sensor domain-containing diguanylate cyclase translates to MPPRHRPRKKDPAVRRHIIPAVSLAHLSLFLLAWRWSGGSGRAALLPVSAAAAFAGLLARDFFTSRRKDRLPDIPAMLAWGGAALLEAGVCFPGFSETRIAPAILFPSFACFLPSIPAAAYAALASAWLLFSPDGEWPAVVRIASIAGLGVFGTFAGRIARSKIPGSPQIGGPMDGGIREARPAEVPWENGKDAEGDAEFAAERVGLVRSREDLMEGVLRILEGVLPVIGAERIHFLFPSPGSGGSFRVGASAFRGGCRGAESGVVSIPGDYIPVREAMLLRRTFIAEGEEAGKWRIPRRDGESGVPTGVAAAPVRIGEKAECAILAVRFAEGGWDGPAGQILEMAAFLAARELARARRQNRMDRYLAEQEGFHLLVRKIAEVSERREGEERESISMRKEVYKVAVEQARRHLDAGRVLFVEASADGRRGRIGWETGGLPGAGEEWVSLDGTYAEWVLKQGVHRMFGADHGSSGRHPVLPQAWSGDQGRGYLLVPVPEPGGFRGILACEACEGRRFEGEDAEAAKDILAIMRMGISHAMRLENLEREAKIDGLTGLLNRKTFHERLVNVLSRMDGRYPCAVVMLDIDHFKRINDTYGHPAGDEVLRKVSGVIGKTVRKADMAGRYGGEEFSIYLHSIDEAHAVMFSERLRLIIRQTRFVFGGKEVFVTASMGIACHPAHGMTGEELMRQADEALYLSKQGGRDRTTVYIKR, encoded by the coding sequence ATGCCCCCGCGCCACCGCCCGCGAAAAAAGGATCCGGCCGTCCGTAGGCATATCATCCCGGCCGTTTCACTGGCGCACCTTTCGCTTTTTCTGCTCGCATGGAGATGGAGCGGCGGTTCGGGCCGGGCGGCGCTTCTTCCCGTTTCGGCAGCTGCGGCGTTCGCCGGACTCCTGGCGAGGGATTTCTTCACTTCGCGGCGGAAAGACCGCCTGCCCGACATACCCGCAATGCTGGCCTGGGGCGGGGCGGCACTGCTGGAAGCCGGAGTATGCTTCCCGGGATTTTCCGAAACCCGCATCGCCCCCGCGATCCTTTTTCCGTCCTTCGCCTGTTTCCTTCCTTCGATTCCGGCGGCTGCGTACGCGGCCCTCGCTTCCGCCTGGCTCCTTTTCTCTCCGGACGGAGAATGGCCTGCCGTCGTTCGGATCGCTTCCATCGCAGGTTTGGGCGTATTCGGAACATTCGCAGGACGGATCGCCAGGTCGAAAATACCTGGATCGCCGCAAATCGGAGGACCGATGGATGGCGGCATACGCGAAGCGCGTCCGGCGGAGGTTCCTTGGGAAAACGGGAAAGACGCCGAAGGGGATGCGGAATTTGCAGCGGAACGTGTGGGGTTGGTCCGATCCCGCGAAGATCTCATGGAGGGCGTTCTTAGGATACTGGAAGGCGTCCTTCCGGTCATCGGGGCGGAAAGGATACATTTCCTTTTTCCTTCACCCGGATCCGGGGGGTCGTTCCGCGTGGGGGCTTCGGCATTCCGCGGAGGGTGCAGGGGAGCGGAAAGCGGAGTCGTCTCCATACCGGGGGATTACATCCCCGTTCGCGAGGCGATGCTGTTGCGCCGGACGTTTATCGCCGAAGGCGAAGAAGCGGGAAAATGGCGGATCCCCCGCAGGGACGGCGAATCCGGCGTTCCGACAGGAGTGGCGGCGGCCCCGGTCCGTATCGGGGAGAAGGCCGAATGCGCGATCCTCGCTGTCCGGTTCGCCGAAGGCGGATGGGACGGGCCCGCAGGGCAGATTCTCGAAATGGCGGCCTTCCTCGCAGCGAGGGAACTTGCACGAGCGCGGCGGCAAAACCGGATGGACAGGTATCTTGCGGAGCAGGAAGGATTCCATCTGCTGGTCAGGAAGATCGCCGAGGTTTCGGAACGCAGGGAAGGAGAGGAGAGGGAGAGCATTTCAATGCGGAAGGAGGTGTACAAGGTTGCCGTGGAGCAGGCCCGCCGCCACCTTGACGCGGGACGCGTGCTCTTCGTGGAAGCATCTGCAGACGGCAGGCGCGGACGGATCGGCTGGGAAACGGGAGGGCTTCCGGGGGCGGGGGAAGAGTGGGTATCCCTCGATGGAACCTACGCCGAGTGGGTGCTGAAGCAGGGAGTTCACCGCATGTTCGGCGCCGATCACGGCTCTTCGGGAAGGCACCCCGTCCTCCCGCAGGCGTGGAGCGGAGATCAGGGAAGAGGATATCTTCTGGTTCCCGTCCCCGAGCCGGGAGGATTTCGAGGGATCCTTGCGTGCGAAGCCTGCGAGGGGCGGCGCTTCGAAGGGGAGGATGCGGAAGCTGCGAAGGACATCCTCGCCATAATGCGGATGGGGATCTCCCATGCCATGCGACTGGAGAACCTCGAGCGGGAAGCGAAGATAGACGGACTCACCGGGCTGCTGAACAGGAAAACTTTCCATGAGCGGCTAGTCAACGTCCTGTCGCGGATGGACGGCAGATATCCTTGCGCCGTGGTCATGCTGGATATCGATCATTTCAAAAGGATAAACGACACGTACGGGCATCCGGCGGGGGATGAAGTGTTGAGGAAAGTCTCCGGAGTCATAGGGAAGACGGTCAGGAAAGCCGACATGGCAGGCAGATACGGCGGTGAGGAATTCTCGATATACCTTCACAGCATAGACGAGGCTCACGCGGTCATGTTCTCCGAACGGTTGAGGCTCATCATACGGCAAACGAGGTTTGTATTCGGCGGGAAGGAAGTATTCGTAACGGCATCCATGGGGATCGCCTGCCATCCCGCGCACGGCATGACCGGAGAGGAACTGATGCGGCAGGCCGACGAGGCGCTTTACCTTTCGAAACAGGGAGGCAGGGACCGCACGACGGTATATATAAAACGTTGA
- the trpE gene encoding anthranilate synthase component I codes for MNIRPAKEEFRSHAREYTVLPVWEEFHADLETPVSAYLKIAARFPDDHFLLESVEGGEKWARYSIIGFDPYLRYCASGGKVSIRKGGEERVLPAEGDPLRELAGIISGIRYRHEEGLPRLSGGAVGFLGYDYVRSIERIPDTHASDGTPDAQFLFPSRLVIFDNVKHTILIVAHGEVSGAADADAAYERCRRAVGEVREILQGPLPWSEIPEGQKATGPFFEAPKEKFLSAVRKAKEYIRDGEIIQAVLSNRARVPTGRTPSEVYRVLRALNPSPYMYLLRLGDLSIVGSSPEILVRLEGGLVQLRPIAGTRPRGAAPEEDRRLEADLLSDPKEIAEHVMLVDLGRNDVGRVAEWGTVKVDELMAVERYSHVMHIVSNVVGRLREGQSAFDVLRATFPAGTVTGAPKVRAMEIIEELEPFRRGVYAGSVGYFDFNGGMDFCITIRTIVMRNGEAMIQAGAGIVADSDPEREWQEIRSKARILFRAIGVDDGEEASS; via the coding sequence ATGAATATCCGTCCCGCCAAGGAAGAGTTCCGTTCCCACGCCCGCGAATACACGGTCCTCCCCGTCTGGGAGGAGTTCCACGCGGACCTGGAAACTCCGGTTTCGGCCTACCTGAAGATCGCGGCCCGTTTCCCGGACGACCATTTCCTTCTGGAAAGCGTCGAGGGAGGTGAGAAGTGGGCGAGATATTCCATCATCGGCTTCGACCCGTATCTCCGCTACTGCGCGTCCGGCGGCAAGGTCTCGATCCGGAAAGGCGGAGAAGAAAGGGTGCTTCCGGCCGAAGGAGATCCGCTTCGGGAACTGGCGGGAATAATTTCGGGGATACGGTACCGGCATGAGGAAGGGCTCCCGCGGCTGTCCGGCGGCGCGGTCGGATTCCTCGGATACGACTACGTGCGGAGCATCGAGCGCATCCCCGACACCCACGCTTCGGACGGAACGCCGGATGCCCAGTTCCTTTTCCCTTCCAGGCTGGTGATTTTCGACAACGTGAAACACACTATCCTGATCGTCGCGCACGGAGAGGTTTCGGGGGCCGCGGATGCGGACGCCGCCTACGAACGGTGCCGCCGCGCGGTCGGCGAAGTCCGCGAAATCCTCCAGGGGCCGTTGCCGTGGTCGGAGATCCCGGAAGGGCAAAAGGCCACCGGCCCGTTCTTCGAGGCTCCGAAGGAGAAGTTCCTCTCCGCGGTCCGGAAGGCGAAAGAGTATATCCGTGACGGGGAGATCATCCAGGCCGTCCTGTCGAACCGCGCGCGGGTCCCGACGGGGCGGACCCCTTCCGAAGTGTACCGGGTGCTGCGCGCCCTGAATCCCTCTCCGTACATGTACCTGCTCCGGTTGGGGGACCTTTCCATCGTCGGCTCGTCGCCGGAAATCCTGGTCAGGCTGGAGGGGGGCCTCGTGCAGCTTCGGCCCATCGCCGGCACAAGACCGCGCGGTGCGGCCCCCGAGGAAGACCGGCGGCTGGAAGCGGACCTCCTGTCCGACCCGAAGGAGATAGCGGAACACGTCATGCTGGTCGACCTGGGGCGCAACGACGTCGGAAGGGTCGCCGAGTGGGGTACTGTGAAAGTGGACGAACTCATGGCGGTGGAGCGGTATTCCCACGTGATGCACATCGTATCCAATGTCGTGGGCAGGCTCCGCGAAGGCCAATCGGCTTTCGACGTGCTGCGAGCCACCTTCCCCGCCGGGACGGTCACGGGCGCGCCCAAGGTGCGGGCCATGGAGATCATCGAGGAACTGGAGCCGTTCCGGCGCGGCGTCTACGCGGGATCGGTAGGGTATTTCGATTTCAATGGAGGGATGGATTTCTGCATCACCATCCGCACGATAGTGATGCGGAACGGGGAGGCCATGATACAGGCGGGCGCAGGGATCGTCGCCGACTCCGACCCGGAGAGGGAATGGCAGGAAATCCGAAGCAAGGCCCGCATCCTGTTCCGGGCAATCGGCGTAGATGACGGAGAGGAGGCATCCTCTTGA
- a CDS encoding cold-shock protein: protein MKGAGKVKWFNETKGYGFIEQDGGRDVFVHYSVIRMDGYRTLKEGQQVEFEARETPKGLQASEVIFT from the coding sequence ATGAAGGGAGCCGGAAAGGTGAAATGGTTCAATGAGACGAAAGGGTACGGTTTCATCGAGCAGGATGGCGGCAGGGATGTCTTCGTGCATTATTCGGTTATACGGATGGATGGGTACCGGACGCTGAAGGAAGGCCAGCAGGTCGAGTTCGAAGCCCGTGAAACTCCGAAGGGGCTTCAGGCTTCCGAAGTAATCTTCACATAG